Part of the Alkaliphilus flagellatus genome, GAGGAATGAAAAAAAGGAGCATCACATAGCTTTTGATAGCTATCCTATCTATATACATGAGGCAATTAGAGAGAAAAAAATAGTATGGATAAAGGATATTTTTAAGGACGAACGTGCTAAAAGTGAACGATTTCTGGCACAAAATGAAGGTTATAAATCTAGAGCAGTTTTTCCGCTTATATCTAGTAATGAGGTTATTGGGTTTATGACTTGCTTTTTTATTGAAGAAAGCACACAATATACAGATGAAGATATAGATTTTATTGCATCAGTGGCTTCTTTAATAGGATTATCTATTGAAATAACAAGAAAAAAAAGAGACTCAGATTTTATGATCAAAAAGTTAAGGGGATCACTGAATTTTATTAATAAGGCTACGGATGAGTTATATAAAAACTTAAATCTAGATAGTTTCTTAAAGCCTTTGAGCAAACAAATATGCAACGTAACTTTTAGTGAATCTGCTATTATAGTTATGAAGGGCTTTGATAAAGGAATTTATCATGAAAGTACATATGGAAAAAATAAGGATTTAAAAGTATTAGCAGAAAATCTTCATATAAAGCTCAAAGAGAAACAATATAAGATAATTAATGGAAAATATTTTAATGAAGGCAATATACCTTCATTTATTAAAAATGAAAGTATAAGAACTATACTTTATCACAATTTAGTTATTGATGATATTGTAATTGGATATATAGCAGTTGCTAATGCATCAAGATATAGTGAAGATGATTTGAAGATATTAAATATATTTGCTACACAAATTATATTTGCTATAGAGAGATACAAAAATGCATCTAAGCTAATTGAGCATAAAATGATGGAAAAGGAATTAGAACTTGTTCAGGAAAAACAAAGATTAATTATGCCTAACAATAATATTACACTACCAAATAAGACTAGAGTATCTTACTATTTTTATCCTACGGCTAACTTAGGCGGGGACTTTTGTGATATATTTTTTATAAATGATCACTTCTTGTGTATTTTCATTGCAGATGTTATGGGACATAGTATTTTAGCTAATTATTTCTCTGCTATGATTAAAGGTGCGCTAAAGTCCTGTATAGATGATAAAAAAACTGCTGCGGAAATTTTAACTATAATTAATCATAATCTATGTGAGGACTTTAATTCTTTAGATATATATGCTACGGCTAGACTTGCTATTATTGATTTAAAGACTCATAGGACAAATATAGCGAATGGAGGACACCATTTCCCTATAGGTATAAAAAAAGAAGGTACTACTATTATAGCTGAAGAAATTGTGTTCAACAGAGGATTACCTTTGGGAATCTTCTGTGATACAAAATACGAAGATGATTACTATAATGTATCCGATTATGAATTAATTTGTGTTTTTACGGACGGTATTATTGAAGCCTATGGAGTCGATGGAGAAATGTTTGGCATAGACAGACTTAAAGAAATATTAATAGATAATTATAGCAAGAGCAATGATGAAATTAACGATAAAATTAGAGAAGAATTATTTATACATACTAATCAGGAACAACCAAAAGATGATATCATGCTAATTATTATGAATAATAAATAGGTGTAAAGAGAGGGATATATGCTCTCTCTTTTTATAGTTAATAATGTGAAAGGGAGGAACAATATGCTTCGTTATTTATCTGCTGGAGAGTCTCATGGAAAGGGATTAGTGGCAATTATAGAAGGTTTGCCTTCAAACATACCTATTGATATAAATATTATAAATGAAGATTTAAGAAGAAGACAGCGGGGATATGGTAGGGGCAATAGAATGAAAATAGAAAAGGATAGAGTAGAGATAATTACTGGAGTAAGAGACGGTAAAACCCTAGGTAGTCCTTTAACTATTATGATTGAAAATATTGACTATAAAAACTGGACAAATATTATGGGATTTGAAAAGCTAGAAGAGGAACAAAATCATATTAAAGAACCTCGTCCAGGGCATGGAGATTTAGTAGGGGCATTGAAGTATAATCACATGGATATTCGAAATGTAATAGAAAGGGCTAGTGCTAGAGAAACTGCTATTCGTACAGCGGTTGGTAGTATAGCCAAGCAATTTTTATCTATATTTAATATAGAAATATTAGGACATGTAATATCAATTGGACAAGTTAACTATAGATTTTGCCAAAAAGATATATTTAATTATAAAAATAGAATAGATGAATCCCCAGTAAGATGTATTGATACTAATATGGAAGTACAAATGATACAAGAAATAGAGATGGCCAAACGAACTGGGGACTCCTTAGGTGGATCATTTGAAGTAGTAATTAGAAATGTTCCTGTCGGACTAGGGAGCTATGCTCATTTTGATAGAAAATTGGACGGAATATTAGCTCAAGGTATTATGGGATTGCA contains:
- a CDS encoding SpoIIE family protein phosphatase is translated as MQYTDSRIRALVEISTMVTSTDNFFDIKDNIIEKMLDVIVPAKACVNLFIRDYKYAHLVCSSTLDFIPNFFKRNEKKEHHIAFDSYPIYIHEAIREKKIVWIKDIFKDERAKSERFLAQNEGYKSRAVFPLISSNEVIGFMTCFFIEESTQYTDEDIDFIASVASLIGLSIEITRKKRDSDFMIKKLRGSLNFINKATDELYKNLNLDSFLKPLSKQICNVTFSESAIIVMKGFDKGIYHESTYGKNKDLKVLAENLHIKLKEKQYKIINGKYFNEGNIPSFIKNESIRTILYHNLVIDDIVIGYIAVANASRYSEDDLKILNIFATQIIFAIERYKNASKLIEHKMMEKELELVQEKQRLIMPNNNITLPNKTRVSYYFYPTANLGGDFCDIFFINDHFLCIFIADVMGHSILANYFSAMIKGALKSCIDDKKTAAEILTIINHNLCEDFNSLDIYATARLAIIDLKTHRTNIANGGHHFPIGIKKEGTTIIAEEIVFNRGLPLGIFCDTKYEDDYYNVSDYELICVFTDGIIEAYGVDGEMFGIDRLKEILIDNYSKSNDEINDKIREELFIHTNQEQPKDDIMLIIMNNK
- the aroC gene encoding chorismate synthase, with translation MLRYLSAGESHGKGLVAIIEGLPSNIPIDINIINEDLRRRQRGYGRGNRMKIEKDRVEIITGVRDGKTLGSPLTIMIENIDYKNWTNIMGFEKLEEEQNHIKEPRPGHGDLVGALKYNHMDIRNVIERASARETAIRTAVGSIAKQFLSIFNIEILGHVISIGQVNYRFCQKDIFNYKNRIDESPVRCIDTNMEVQMIQEIEMAKRTGDSLGGSFEVVIRNVPVGLGSYAHFDRKLDGILAQGIMGLQGIKAVEIGDGIDGSSKAGSQFHDEIEYSEVQGYYRNTNRAGGIEAGVSNGEDIIIRGYMKPIPTLTRPLKTVNMLTKEEKEAIVERSDNCAVPAASVVAEGICAFIIAMEIVEKFGGDSIEEMLSNYKRYIDYLRSR